In Companilactobacillus allii, one genomic interval encodes:
- a CDS encoding LytR/AlgR family response regulator transcription factor gives MSYSIVICEDKFNQTCGLSNIIKDYIQFHDEFSDNILKVKTPTEILEYVCNHNIHGGIYFLDADLKYSVNIMDLADKIRNSDVLSKIIFVTMYDELIQLAFERRIEAIGYIIKDQPYVTFREEIQDILSISCKRIDEARKINNQSNIFTFSINNKIYNIEKAEIILVETSVTSHKVNIYTETNKFEFYGKLKEISKQYPYLLRINKSCLANPKAIKVADFSKNEILFKEGFIRHFSPLSRQKLKIELKNKLVF, from the coding sequence ATGAGCTATTCTATAGTTATTTGTGAGGATAAATTTAATCAAACATGTGGATTGAGTAATATAATCAAAGATTACATACAATTTCACGATGAATTTTCAGACAATATACTTAAGGTAAAAACTCCTACCGAAATTCTGGAATACGTGTGTAACCATAACATTCATGGTGGAATATATTTCTTAGATGCTGATTTGAAGTATTCAGTTAATATCATGGATTTGGCTGATAAAATTAGAAACAGCGATGTACTATCCAAAATTATTTTTGTAACGATGTATGATGAACTAATTCAACTGGCTTTCGAAAGAAGGATTGAGGCCATTGGATATATTATAAAAGACCAACCATATGTTACCTTTAGAGAAGAAATACAAGATATTCTATCTATATCTTGTAAAAGAATAGATGAAGCTAGAAAAATTAATAATCAAAGTAATATTTTTACATTCTCAATAAATAATAAAATTTATAATATTGAAAAGGCTGAAATTATTTTAGTAGAAACATCTGTAACATCTCATAAGGTGAATATATACACTGAAACTAATAAATTTGAATTTTACGGAAAGCTTAAGGAAATAAGTAAACAATATCCATATTTATTAAGAATAAATAAATCGTGTTTAGCAAATCCTAAAGCAATAAAAGTTGCAGATTTCAGTAAAAATGAAATCTTATTTAAAGAGGGATTTATTAGGCATTTTTCACCTTTATCTAGGCAAAAATTAAAAATTGAACTAAAAAATAAACTGGTATTTTAA
- a CDS encoding gluconate:H+ symporter: protein MAFLVLILGIALLLFLIIKLKMNTFVSLIITSIAVGIGLGIPLDKIATSVQEGIGGQLGELSIVFGFGAMLGRLVADAGGAYRIAHTLIEKFGKKRLQLAIVLASFIIGIALFFEVGMVLLVPIVFAIATEAGVSILYLGIPMGAALSVTHGFLPPHPAPTAISTVLGANSGHVLVYGIIVAIPAVIVAGPLFTKFAQRFVPDAFERKGNLSALGPQKKFKLEDTPSFGISVLTSLFPVILMAITTIYQLSFNGGSLPKNPTTLDSIIAFIGTPAIAMTISLLVALYTMGWARRFATPKIMKSLEEAIKSIAMLLLVIGGGGAFKQVLIDGGVGDAVMKLFGNASISPLILGWLIAVVLRIALGSATVASLTAAGLVLPLMQSAGVNPALMVLAIGAGSLAASHVNDAGFWMFREYFDLTIKETLYTWTVLETLISIVGLLCVLLLSLFV from the coding sequence ATGGCTTTTTTAGTTTTGATTTTAGGGATTGCACTACTACTATTTTTGATTATTAAATTAAAAATGAATACATTTGTTTCATTGATCATCACTTCAATTGCAGTCGGTATTGGATTAGGAATTCCACTGGACAAAATTGCGACGAGTGTTCAAGAAGGTATCGGTGGACAACTAGGTGAACTATCAATTGTCTTTGGTTTTGGAGCAATGTTAGGAAGACTTGTTGCCGATGCTGGTGGAGCGTATCGAATTGCTCACACTTTGATTGAAAAGTTTGGTAAGAAGCGATTGCAATTGGCGATTGTGTTAGCATCATTTATTATCGGAATCGCGCTATTCTTTGAAGTCGGGATGGTGTTATTAGTACCAATCGTATTCGCCATTGCCACAGAAGCAGGGGTTTCGATTCTTTATTTAGGAATTCCAATGGGAGCAGCTTTATCAGTTACTCATGGATTTTTACCACCACACCCAGCCCCAACTGCTATTAGTACAGTTTTAGGAGCTAACTCAGGTCATGTTTTGGTATACGGAATCATCGTGGCCATTCCAGCAGTTATTGTTGCTGGCCCGCTGTTCACTAAGTTTGCTCAAAGATTTGTTCCTGATGCCTTTGAGCGAAAGGGTAATCTTTCAGCACTTGGTCCACAAAAGAAATTCAAGCTAGAAGATACACCAAGCTTTGGTATCAGTGTCTTAACGTCATTATTCCCAGTTATATTAATGGCAATTACCACAATTTATCAACTGAGCTTTAACGGGGGCAGTTTGCCTAAGAATCCTACCACATTAGATTCGATAATTGCCTTCATTGGAACACCAGCAATCGCAATGACTATTTCCTTATTAGTGGCACTTTATACCATGGGATGGGCAAGAAGATTTGCTACACCTAAGATTATGAAGAGTCTAGAAGAAGCCATCAAATCCATCGCTATGTTATTACTAGTAATCGGTGGTGGTGGAGCTTTCAAGCAAGTATTGATTGATGGTGGTGTTGGGGATGCCGTTATGAAATTATTTGGAAATGCTAGTATTTCACCATTAATACTTGGTTGGTTAATTGCTGTAGTATTACGTATTGCACTAGGATCTGCCACAGTAGCATCTTTAACCGCTGCTGGATTAGTATTGCCGTTGATGCAATCAGCAGGAGTCAATCCGGCATTAATGGTGTTAGCAATTGGTGCTGGATCCCTTGCAGCATCTCACGTTAATGATGCTGGGTTTTGGATGTTTAGAGAATATTTTGATTTAACGATTAAAGAAACACTTTATACATGGACAGTCCTAGAAACTCTGATTTCTATTGTTGGATTGTTGTGTGTATTGTTACTTAGTTTGTTTGTTTGA
- a CDS encoding protein kinase domain-containing protein, producing the protein MSLDGTEYLKFVNNNNLPFYSYEKILNQSGTIFSTKELDKSKWSVTRDNNWKYIIFNNNLLPNQGWKIHISANINDAAEVLQDISSFLIDKKISFKFVPDSYTLKITYSKYGHREESGKFITVYPSTEKQFCSLLDPLLNIMSAYRNGPYILNDQQWKQSNVFFRYGAFKKMTYNIDGNITYIIKDPRGKCIEDVRAPYYSLPNFIKEPKFILENNVFPNEKVFSDLKSFKIDEAIHFSNAGGVYSAKYNSKRVILKEGRPNVGLDRNNNDGFARIKHEYNTLVKLRYVDEIVNPINYKEIWNHNYLVEDIVDGESLSEFIAREYPFSNDISAKDYLKKATRISITLMSIVKKVHNYGIAIGDLQPSNIMVINNHDCISLKLIDLECATRINNKFEPGLVTQDFVSQHSKTFGAADWYAVYKISRHLFLPIESGMNFSKNFIMRQNENIEDKFGKSAIKTLTYVSNEISKYINIYPSPNFYNKELDVPKYKYSMKNVENNIVGLDLGLIKNLNF; encoded by the coding sequence TTGTCATTAGATGGAACCGAGTATCTAAAATTTGTGAATAATAATAATTTACCGTTTTACTCATATGAGAAAATATTAAATCAAAGTGGTACTATTTTTTCTACGAAGGAACTAGATAAATCAAAATGGAGTGTAACTAGAGATAATAATTGGAAATATATTATTTTTAATAATAATTTGCTGCCTAATCAAGGATGGAAAATTCACATATCGGCTAATATTAATGATGCTGCTGAAGTATTACAAGATATATCTTCATTTTTAATAGATAAAAAGATATCATTCAAATTTGTACCGGATTCTTATACTCTTAAAATCACTTATTCAAAATATGGACATAGAGAAGAATCTGGAAAATTTATTACTGTATATCCGTCAACTGAGAAACAATTTTGTAGTCTTTTAGATCCATTACTGAACATAATGTCTGCCTATAGGAATGGACCATATATATTAAACGATCAACAATGGAAACAAAGCAATGTTTTCTTTCGTTATGGTGCATTTAAAAAAATGACATATAATATTGATGGAAATATAACGTATATTATAAAAGATCCAAGAGGAAAATGTATAGAAGATGTAAGAGCACCATATTATTCACTACCTAATTTTATAAAAGAACCTAAATTTATTTTAGAAAACAATGTTTTTCCAAACGAAAAGGTTTTTTCAGATCTCAAATCATTTAAAATAGATGAGGCCATTCATTTTAGTAATGCTGGAGGAGTATATAGTGCAAAGTACAATAGTAAAAGGGTTATTTTAAAAGAAGGACGGCCAAATGTCGGATTAGATAGGAATAATAATGATGGATTTGCAAGAATTAAGCATGAGTATAATACTCTGGTTAAACTTAGGTATGTTGATGAGATTGTAAATCCCATCAATTATAAAGAAATTTGGAATCATAATTATTTAGTTGAAGACATAGTAGATGGTGAAAGTCTTAGTGAATTTATTGCAAGAGAGTATCCTTTTTCAAATGATATTTCCGCTAAAGATTATTTGAAAAAGGCTACAAGAATTTCAATTACATTAATGTCAATTGTAAAAAAAGTTCATAATTATGGTATTGCCATAGGAGATTTGCAGCCATCCAATATTATGGTCATAAACAATCACGATTGTATTTCTTTAAAGCTTATTGATTTAGAATGTGCTACGAGAATAAATAATAAATTTGAACCCGGACTAGTCACTCAAGATTTTGTTTCGCAACATTCAAAAACTTTTGGTGCTGCTGATTGGTATGCTGTTTATAAAATTTCTAGACATTTATTTTTACCGATAGAATCAGGGATGAACTTCAGTAAAAATTTCATAATGAGGCAAAATGAAAATATTGAAGATAAATTTGGAAAATCGGCAATCAAAACACTCACCTATGTAAGCAATGAAATTAGTAAGTATATCAATATTTATCCGTCACCTAATTTTTATAATAAAGAGTTAGATGTTCCTAAGTATAAATACAGTATGAAAAATGTCGAGAATAATATTGTAGGATTAGATTTAGGGTTAATTAAGAATTTAAATTTTTGA
- a CDS encoding lanthionine synthetase C family protein produces MFENENLIFGDIDQYNSSISKYSISNGSMGVIMSLKENNKKYFENSKKWKEWLNSAEKNLLNISENELCDNGLFSGMSGICSVIYENGNQDLSYKLLEKCNFNNKSMNISIYNGLSGIGLSLLSFYSLSNIMVFKNRAIEIANIIVNKINNGKFEEEKESEEKIGLITGWTGAALFLWKTGILLDEKYKKYAIIILEKIVNDNLVNDEQGITFKDDSRGFRRLIPYLDTGSVGIALTLLEMQKDDLDSISMKFSDLLSKLIDSNYSSCSYMSCLFSGVTGFIVLSNAIYKIYGVNKSLKKHILSLNNYAISYDGMDIFPGKLGYKCSMDISTGSAGVMSVLNDVVSNDKWGSWIPLPKSDMNLFNINKAKKVNY; encoded by the coding sequence ATTTTTGAAAATGAAAATCTTATTTTTGGAGATATTGATCAGTACAATTCTAGCATCAGTAAATATTCGATTTCCAATGGTTCTATGGGTGTAATTATGTCTTTGAAGGAAAATAACAAAAAATATTTTGAAAATTCAAAGAAATGGAAAGAATGGTTAAATAGTGCCGAGAAAAATTTATTAAATATTAGTGAAAATGAATTATGCGACAATGGTTTATTCAGTGGCATGAGTGGTATCTGTTCAGTAATATATGAGAACGGTAATCAAGATTTGTCATATAAACTTTTGGAAAAATGCAATTTTAATAATAAAAGTATGAACATATCTATTTATAATGGTTTATCTGGAATTGGATTGTCTCTTTTATCGTTTTATTCATTATCAAATATAATGGTTTTTAAAAATAGAGCCATTGAAATTGCAAATATTATTGTTAATAAGATTAATAATGGAAAATTCGAGGAGGAAAAGGAGTCTGAAGAGAAAATAGGATTGATAACCGGATGGACGGGGGCAGCATTATTTCTTTGGAAAACCGGAATATTACTTGATGAGAAATATAAAAAGTATGCAATTATTATATTAGAAAAAATTGTTAATGACAATTTAGTCAATGATGAACAAGGAATAACCTTTAAGGACGACAGTAGGGGATTTAGAAGATTGATTCCGTATTTAGATACAGGGTCTGTGGGGATTGCCCTTACCTTATTGGAAATGCAAAAGGATGATCTGGATTCAATTAGTATGAAGTTTAGTGATTTGTTAAGCAAATTGATAGACAGTAATTATTCTTCTTGTTCATATATGTCATGTCTATTCAGTGGTGTAACAGGATTTATTGTTCTGTCTAATGCAATTTATAAAATATATGGGGTTAATAAATCACTAAAAAAACATATATTATCTCTGAATAATTATGCCATTTCTTATGATGGTATGGATATATTCCCTGGTAAATTAGGTTATAAATGCTCGATGGATATTAGTACAGGTTCTGCAGGGGTAATGTCAGTGTTAAATGATGTTGTTTCAAATGATAAGTGGGGATCTTGGATTCCCTTACCAAAAAGTGATATGAATTTATTTAATATTAATAAAGCAAAGAAAGTAAATTATTGA
- a CDS encoding DUF805 domain-containing protein, with protein sequence MIFCPRCGSKLDSDDRFCTNCGLDLSQIGDTVKPTVDQAQSQFTRNQAVSYTDYQSNLGLVGASKEFLSKYTQFSGRMSRANYWWSMLAYGLCYLVLIVIYLLFSAQLGMFLLTIFGLGLFLPSLTAISRRLHDINLSFANYWWSLLPIVGSIYVLVLLCRRGDIQANRFE encoded by the coding sequence ATGATTTTTTGTCCTAGATGTGGTTCGAAGCTGGATAGTGATGATCGTTTTTGTACTAATTGTGGTTTAGATTTAAGCCAAATTGGCGATACAGTGAAGCCGACCGTGGATCAAGCACAGTCCCAATTTACACGTAATCAAGCAGTGTCATATACTGATTATCAATCAAATTTGGGATTAGTGGGTGCCTCTAAGGAATTTCTTAGTAAATATACGCAATTCAGTGGTCGGATGAGTCGCGCAAATTACTGGTGGTCAATGTTGGCCTATGGATTATGCTATTTGGTGTTGATAGTCATTTATCTGTTGTTTAGTGCGCAATTAGGCATGTTCTTATTGACTATTTTTGGATTAGGTCTTTTTTTGCCATCTTTGACGGCCATTAGTCGCCGCTTACATGATATTAATCTATCATTTGCCAATTATTGGTGGTCACTACTACCAATAGTGGGCTCGATATATGTGCTCGTTTTATTATGTCGTCGTGGGGATATTCAAGCCAATCGATTTGAATAG
- a CDS encoding helix-turn-helix domain-containing protein, giving the protein MSRSKFGLSEKLDLINEFDKTVVSVSAFTKINGITRSTLRRWLTLFERDGVDGLREKTKNDTYPEELKLKVVHDFLDGKDTMEGLVNKYGLRSVFQVYDWVFKYNNGKSLARHNPSRKQDSIMSRKTTFEERIEIVEYVTKNNHSYSEAAKHFSVTYQQVRSWVLKSKKDGYEALLDGRGHRKAKKDLTDLDKANLKIRQLESQLEDQKIIEAFVKKLKELQHRG; this is encoded by the coding sequence ATGTCTAGATCCAAATTTGGTTTATCGGAAAAGCTTGATTTAATTAATGAGTTTGATAAAACTGTAGTTTCTGTGAGTGCTTTCACAAAAATAAATGGTATTACAAGAAGCACTTTAAGACGGTGGCTTACACTCTTTGAACGCGACGGAGTCGACGGTCTAAGAGAGAAAACCAAAAACGATACTTATCCTGAGGAACTGAAATTAAAAGTTGTACATGACTTCCTTGATGGTAAAGATACGATGGAGGGTCTGGTAAATAAATATGGACTCAGAAGTGTTTTTCAGGTATATGACTGGGTATTCAAGTATAATAATGGAAAATCATTGGCGAGACATAATCCGTCAAGGAAGCAGGATTCCATTATGTCGAGAAAGACAACATTTGAAGAACGTATTGAAATAGTCGAATATGTGACGAAGAATAATCATTCATATAGTGAGGCAGCTAAACATTTTTCTGTGACATATCAACAAGTTAGATCATGGGTTTTGAAATCTAAAAAAGATGGGTATGAGGCCTTGCTCGATGGTCGAGGCCATCGAAAGGCTAAAAAGGATCTAACTGATTTAGATAAAGCCAATTTAAAGATTAGACAATTGGAATCCCAACTTGAAGATCAAAAAATAATCGAGGCATTCGTAAAAAAACTGAAGGAACTTCAGCACAGGGGGTGA
- a CDS encoding flavodoxin yields the protein MKSIVIYFSTSGNTEKAAKLIAKETGSDIERLQAKTAWPTNFDDLAALAKEQSENNIHPDITTDLDLSSYDKIYLGYPTWYEKPPMIIDSFFEKFDLSDKTVIPFSTSGSSTFEITLPYIESMVKGSSIKLEEGFRANSETEITEALA from the coding sequence ATGAAATCTATCGTTATTTATTTTTCTACATCAGGAAATACAGAAAAAGCCGCAAAGCTAATTGCTAAGGAAACTGGATCAGATATTGAAAGATTACAAGCTAAAACAGCTTGGCCAACTAACTTTGACGATTTAGCTGCACTTGCTAAAGAACAAAGTGAAAATAATATCCATCCAGATATCACTACTGATTTGGATTTAAGTAGTTATGACAAAATTTACTTGGGTTATCCTACTTGGTACGAGAAGCCACCAATGATCATTGATAGTTTCTTTGAAAAATTCGATTTATCAGATAAGACTGTTATCCCATTTTCAACAAGTGGTTCAAGTACATTTGAAATCACTCTTCCATATATTGAATCAATGGTTAAGGGATCTTCAATTAAACTAGAAGAAGGATTCCGTGCTAATTCTGAAACTGAAATTACAGAGGCTCTCGCATAG
- the gntK gene encoding gluconokinase: protein MEYIIGTDIGTTSTKCVLYDTKGNVIEYANKGYQLIQTTPDMAEEDPKDIFNAVIDVMGQVMRKVKPGELKGVSFSSAMHSLILMDENDEPLTRAITWADNRAAKYSEELKNNGLGAEIYAKTGTPIHPMAPLSKMLWLKNEYPDTFNKAKKFIDLKTYVFFRLFGEYKMDYSIASATGMFNIFDLKWEPQVLQLLNIEETRLPQLVNTTDSIKGINDNYGQILEIDKDVPFVFGASDGVLSNLGVNAIDPGVVAVTIGTSGAVRVVVDKPVVDPNGKLFCYALTTDKWVVGGPVNNGGIVFRWVRDQLFAPERITAQQMQVSTYDILTQIAEKIPAGSDGLLFHPYLGGERAPIWNAYARGSFFGLTRQHTRAHMVRAALEGIVYNLYVVMLTIEGVAGKPKSIQATGGFARSSLWRQMLADIFEQDVTIPESFESSCLGAAVLGMYSLGYIDDLSAVKDMVGVTDVHHPNEENFEVYRELLPIWIRISSVLEPEYKSIAEFQKKHNHNK from the coding sequence ATGGAATACATAATCGGAACGGATATCGGTACAACTAGTACTAAGTGTGTACTTTATGATACAAAAGGAAACGTTATTGAGTACGCTAATAAGGGTTATCAACTTATTCAAACAACACCTGATATGGCTGAAGAAGATCCAAAGGATATTTTCAATGCCGTTATTGATGTAATGGGTCAAGTCATGAGAAAAGTAAAACCTGGTGAATTAAAGGGAGTTTCATTCTCGTCTGCTATGCACAGCTTGATCTTGATGGATGAAAATGACGAGCCATTAACTCGTGCGATAACTTGGGCTGATAATCGTGCTGCCAAGTATAGTGAAGAATTAAAGAATAATGGTCTTGGTGCAGAAATCTACGCCAAAACTGGTACCCCAATTCACCCCATGGCACCACTTTCAAAAATGCTTTGGTTAAAGAATGAATATCCCGATACATTCAATAAGGCTAAGAAGTTCATTGATCTAAAAACTTATGTCTTCTTCAGACTTTTTGGAGAATATAAAATGGACTATTCAATTGCCTCAGCAACAGGTATGTTCAATATATTTGATCTAAAGTGGGAACCACAAGTTTTACAACTACTTAATATAGAAGAAACACGTTTACCACAGCTAGTTAATACAACGGATTCTATCAAGGGAATCAATGACAACTATGGACAAATCCTTGAGATTGATAAGGATGTGCCGTTTGTTTTTGGAGCAAGTGATGGAGTATTATCAAACCTTGGTGTAAATGCTATTGATCCCGGTGTTGTTGCAGTGACTATTGGTACTAGCGGAGCAGTTCGCGTAGTTGTTGATAAACCCGTTGTTGATCCTAACGGTAAGTTATTCTGTTATGCACTAACAACTGATAAATGGGTCGTTGGTGGTCCAGTTAACAATGGAGGAATCGTTTTTAGATGGGTACGTGATCAATTATTCGCACCAGAACGTATCACAGCACAACAGATGCAAGTTTCAACTTATGATATCTTGACACAGATTGCTGAAAAAATTCCAGCTGGTTCAGATGGATTATTGTTCCATCCATATCTTGGCGGAGAACGTGCACCAATCTGGAATGCATATGCTCGTGGATCGTTCTTTGGCTTAACTAGACAACACACCAGAGCACATATGGTTCGTGCAGCGCTTGAAGGAATTGTTTATAACTTATATGTAGTCATGCTCACTATTGAAGGAGTGGCCGGTAAACCTAAGAGCATTCAAGCTACTGGTGGTTTTGCTAGATCTTCACTATGGCGTCAAATGTTGGCTGATATTTTTGAGCAAGACGTTACTATCCCAGAGAGTTTTGAAAGTTCATGTTTAGGAGCAGCTGTTCTTGGGATGTATTCTCTAGGTTATATAGATGATTTGTCAGCTGTAAAGGATATGGTCGGTGTAACTGATGTACATCACCCAAATGAAGAAAACTTTGAAGTTTATCGAGAACTACTACCGATTTGGATTCGTATCTCAAGTGTTTTAGAACCAGAATACAAGAGTATCGCTGAGTTTCAAAAGAAACATAATCACAATAAATAG
- a CDS encoding ABC transporter ATP-binding protein has protein sequence MNKNEIRVFNINFKFLIGLILTMIGSSLNLYVPILVGKAISLKEILISGTNNSIYILKIIILLLLTTILTSIGGYIISREGDKTIKEIREKVNTHLLYLPTSYFDNSISGQLSSRVINDVSIIKEFITIIIPQNLSGIITLFGALSILVYTDWKLTFVICISFPIYALLTIPVANINEKLIIILQSELSKLSGVVTEFLRNIRTVKLNNAESIVVKNINGYINNMYKISLRGDLINSVVAPLQSVISFGVILSIILYGGLRVNNGTLSMSSLVTIVMYLVQIIQPINTVSSFYTNFKECKGSLSKVSEIIQMSTENDIPFNMKLPSNYLVNSIRFENVSFSYENDLILKNVNIKFERNKKIAIVGPSGSGKTTIINLLTRLYTINIGGKIILNEDISSEDILIYDWRKLFGVVSQENTVLTGTIKDNLIFGLNYIPNNRELDDAIKASNLWDDIKDLPNGIETLVGEQGVQFSGGQRQRLQIARAYIKNPKVLILDEATSSLDPSTESLVSEALRKVMSGKMIVAVAHRLSTVMDADEIYFVDKHTILDHGKHSDLLSRLPEYKEFVKKQFGSIK, from the coding sequence ATGAATAAAAATGAGATAAGAGTTTTTAATATTAATTTTAAGTTCCTTATTGGGTTGATATTAACCATGATAGGTAGCTCATTAAATCTTTATGTACCCATTCTTGTTGGAAAAGCAATTAGTCTCAAAGAAATATTGATTTCTGGAACCAATAATTCGATATATATATTAAAGATTATCATATTACTATTATTAACAACCATTCTAACCTCTATTGGTGGATACATAATTAGTCGAGAAGGGGATAAAACAATAAAAGAAATTCGTGAAAAAGTGAATACACATTTATTATATTTACCGACATCGTATTTCGATAATTCAATTAGTGGGCAATTATCTAGTAGAGTTATAAATGATGTTTCAATAATAAAAGAATTTATTACTATAATAATCCCACAAAATTTATCGGGCATAATTACATTATTTGGGGCACTCAGTATACTAGTATATACGGATTGGAAACTAACCTTTGTTATTTGCATTAGTTTTCCAATATACGCTCTTTTAACTATTCCGGTAGCAAATATAAATGAAAAACTGATAATAATACTTCAATCAGAATTAAGTAAGTTGTCAGGTGTTGTAACAGAATTCTTAAGAAATATTAGAACAGTTAAATTAAATAATGCAGAATCAATTGTTGTAAAAAATATAAATGGTTATATAAATAATATGTATAAAATTTCACTTCGTGGAGATTTAATTAATTCAGTTGTTGCACCGCTTCAATCGGTAATTTCATTTGGTGTAATATTATCAATTATTTTATATGGTGGCCTAAGAGTTAATAATGGAACATTGTCAATGTCTAGTTTGGTAACGATTGTTATGTATTTAGTACAAATTATTCAACCTATAAATACAGTATCTTCTTTTTATACTAACTTTAAAGAATGTAAAGGATCTTTAAGTAAAGTTAGTGAGATTATCCAAATGTCCACTGAGAATGATATACCTTTCAATATGAAATTACCCTCCAATTATTTAGTTAATAGTATCAGATTTGAGAATGTATCATTTTCATATGAAAATGATTTAATATTAAAAAATGTAAATATTAAATTTGAGAGAAATAAAAAAATAGCAATAGTTGGACCTTCAGGAAGTGGTAAAACAACTATTATAAATTTATTAACAAGATTATATACAATAAATATTGGCGGGAAAATAATATTAAACGAAGATATTTCTTCCGAAGATATTTTGATTTATGATTGGAGAAAACTTTTTGGAGTAGTTTCTCAGGAAAACACCGTATTGACGGGAACAATCAAAGATAATCTTATATTTGGCTTGAATTATATACCTAATAATAGAGAATTAGATGATGCAATAAAAGCTAGTAATTTATGGGACGATATCAAAGATTTACCTAATGGTATCGAAACGTTAGTTGGAGAACAAGGTGTTCAATTTTCCGGAGGTCAAAGACAGCGATTACAGATAGCTAGAGCTTATATAAAAAATCCAAAAGTTTTAATACTAGATGAAGCAACATCAAGTTTAGACCCGAGTACCGAGTCACTTGTTTCAGAAGCATTGAGGAAAGTAATGAGTGGAAAGATGATAGTTGCGGTTGCACACAGGTTGTCTACAGTAATGGATGCAGATGAAATTTACTTTGTTGATAAGCATACAATACTCGATCATGGTAAACATTCAGATCTTCTTTCAAGATTACCTGAATATAAGGAATTTGTAAAAAAGCAATTTGGATCAATTAAATAG
- a CDS encoding PrsW family glutamic-type intramembrane protease yields MNNVRFCPKCGQSLDDGAKFCTNCGFNVSGMHVIDQQTVSHPKQNLFDSATEKINGWTGEDKMVPIHLGTMFSEVFKSHSEAEAEALFIVGTSKTTPTLEQVSDSPVKPWLFSRVLILFVLTISLLVGSIYVLNGQKMYVGLISISSLAVPFSLLIMFFEINTFKNISIFKVTKIFMVGGVASLLTTLGLYQFVEVDQMSIVTAAIVAVVEESGKLIMIAYYINRINTKFILNGMLIGAAIGAGFATFETAGYAGELGVSVLLLRGVTALGTHTLWCAIVGAALALAKGSEPLSASTFQNGSFIRFFLLSIALHAIWDAPLISDMKKYTILIIIAWVVILVLIDAGLREIKTLQQNQTH; encoded by the coding sequence ATGAATAATGTTAGATTTTGTCCTAAATGTGGTCAATCATTGGACGATGGAGCCAAGTTTTGCACTAATTGTGGTTTTAATGTTAGTGGCATGCATGTTATTGATCAGCAAACAGTATCTCATCCAAAGCAAAATTTGTTTGATTCTGCGACGGAAAAGATAAACGGCTGGACTGGTGAAGATAAAATGGTGCCAATTCATTTAGGTACCATGTTCAGTGAAGTTTTTAAATCTCATTCTGAAGCCGAAGCCGAAGCTCTATTCATTGTTGGAACTAGTAAAACAACACCAACTTTGGAACAGGTAAGTGATTCACCTGTAAAGCCGTGGCTATTTTCACGTGTGTTGATATTGTTTGTTTTGACGATTAGCTTACTTGTCGGCAGCATCTATGTGTTAAATGGGCAAAAGATGTATGTTGGATTAATTTCGATTAGTTCGTTAGCAGTTCCGTTTTCACTATTAATTATGTTCTTCGAAATTAATACGTTTAAAAATATTAGTATTTTTAAAGTTACTAAAATTTTCATGGTGGGAGGCGTGGCCTCACTATTAACCACGTTGGGGTTGTATCAATTTGTTGAAGTTGATCAAATGTCAATTGTTACTGCGGCTATTGTCGCAGTGGTTGAAGAATCCGGTAAGTTAATCATGATTGCTTATTATATTAATCGAATCAATACAAAATTTATTCTAAATGGAATGTTGATTGGCGCGGCCATTGGCGCAGGTTTTGCGACGTTTGAGACAGCTGGCTATGCAGGTGAATTAGGTGTATCTGTATTACTATTACGGGGGGTTACTGCATTGGGTACACATACCCTATGGTGTGCCATTGTCGGTGCCGCTTTAGCTCTAGCCAAGGGATCAGAACCACTTTCAGCGAGCACCTTTCAGAATGGCAGTTTTATCCGATTTTTCTTATTATCAATAGCCTTACATGCTATTTGGGATGCACCGTTAATTTCTGATATGAAAAAGTACACTATTTTGATAATTATTGCATGGGTCGTTATATTAGTATTAATTGATGCTGGGTTACGTGAAATTAAGACGTTGCAACAGAATCAGACACATTAA